AAGTATTGATGATGTAAATAAAGATGCAATTACAAAGCGTTTAAGGCGAATAGAAGGACAAGTAAAGGGAATACAAAAAATGGTTGAAAATGATAAATATTGTGGTGATGTATTAATCCAAGTGGCTGCGGCTA
This region of Tissierellales bacterium genomic DNA includes:
- a CDS encoding metal-sensitive transcriptional regulator yields the protein MKSIDDVNKDAITKRLRRIEGQVKGIQKMVENDKYCGDVLIQVAAA